The Flavobacterium jumunjinense genome includes a region encoding these proteins:
- a CDS encoding OmpA family protein has product MAKGVRKIKWSPEDGDAEVYPNLSIPNRKLTIEPDKFAWFEISEWESGTTEEDKKKQITWIRQSQNRKEVFSYTLTASTQKYGVKIPRKLCGSFSYYIEASLFGKRDFRIETGLQVSGYCPERIISSKWSTTNDGNDVRSQQFKYGQLIHLGLNTEGLNGSKTLIVEVYKYNEGSYVTGRKADTLVFTYTSVEVTDGEVNLKMGNTINWFVHAKEEVEKFYIKIKNHRGEYIIDPNNDDKHARFLRIKKEIVTKPIEPSTNNTPLKVGKADVNVKNYHNCKFKEISITDYPEEPLVIFNEGTAFLKKQATNVRYESQEVYFDFDKHTIRNTETTVLDSLSTFLVANEHLTVSLSGHADDRGTLDYNQNLSEKRADSVRLYLFKKGLDDTKFVIRGYGEVKPKSKGTSEESYQQNRRVVVEFSYVEYNAPVMVYETIAPTHQIRKKLNLKISERKNEQCFRDGKEKHTKEILIKENTNLGKNEFTQSSDNFSNEVYSIIGSDFKEKYLWYLLKYLNPVGTIYNSYLFHINTCGYFANKDTPTLQIKAYPDVVWIGHFQYNYANSGDYFFHDKNLQLENGIENVVNEFKNSIFYDLLSIIPGGFVFKEVLLPYIVKQAKDFNYAIHTIHNRELEKKGQELSLTGTLTNIITETKYTKYAAAAVIFYFVILGIVIDLIMIYLTRGKNLQGRIAKLATKVKQVKTFLDKTGLEIVPPSLALNAGMYYKKQNDGRLALIYEANLNANPIVALNFEKEFDLVKILTEKLAPAKGEKPVNKKLEENKKWVLAALKESGIEELKGSFTALGEWAMELKVKYNFLTQSYAIIDQLGNFVDNSKAEVICKEQITIKVFISGKYKNDFKFFGIKTNIKGEFDLKLNGAAALKTNFQVSKDEGLSMKKTLIFSGIKGTFTGRIKATNDILGTLFDFGTDEKKPIEFTLIDPHEIDLGTIQFFNQNK; this is encoded by the coding sequence ATGGCAAAAGGAGTAAGAAAAATAAAATGGTCACCCGAAGATGGAGACGCAGAAGTATATCCCAATCTTTCTATACCGAATCGAAAATTAACCATCGAACCCGATAAATTTGCTTGGTTTGAAATAAGCGAATGGGAAAGTGGCACAACAGAAGAAGACAAGAAAAAGCAAATCACTTGGATAAGGCAATCGCAAAACAGAAAAGAAGTTTTCAGTTACACACTAACAGCATCCACTCAAAAATACGGAGTTAAAATTCCGAGAAAACTTTGTGGGTCTTTTTCTTATTATATAGAAGCTAGTCTTTTTGGAAAGCGCGATTTTAGAATAGAGACAGGTCTTCAAGTTAGCGGTTATTGTCCAGAACGAATTATTTCGAGCAAATGGAGTACCACAAATGATGGTAATGATGTTCGTAGCCAACAATTCAAATACGGTCAATTAATTCATTTAGGTCTAAATACAGAAGGACTAAATGGTTCAAAAACCTTAATAGTAGAAGTCTATAAATATAATGAAGGCAGTTATGTTACTGGTAGAAAAGCCGACACATTAGTTTTTACCTATACCAGCGTAGAAGTGACAGATGGAGAAGTAAACCTAAAAATGGGTAACACAATCAATTGGTTTGTTCATGCCAAAGAAGAAGTAGAAAAATTCTATATCAAGATAAAAAACCATCGAGGCGAATATATTATAGATCCTAATAACGACGATAAACATGCACGTTTTCTTAGAATAAAAAAAGAAATAGTAACCAAACCAATAGAACCGTCAACCAATAATACCCCTTTGAAAGTAGGTAAGGCAGATGTTAATGTAAAAAATTACCATAACTGTAAGTTCAAAGAAATTAGTATTACCGATTATCCAGAGGAGCCATTAGTTATTTTTAATGAAGGAACAGCATTTTTAAAGAAGCAAGCTACCAATGTACGCTATGAATCGCAAGAGGTCTATTTTGATTTTGATAAACATACTATCCGAAACACAGAAACAACTGTTTTAGACAGTCTTTCCACTTTTCTAGTAGCGAATGAGCATCTAACGGTTTCCCTTTCGGGTCATGCAGACGATAGAGGAACACTCGATTATAACCAAAACCTTTCTGAAAAAAGAGCCGATTCGGTACGTTTATACCTCTTTAAAAAAGGATTAGACGATACCAAATTTGTCATTAGAGGTTATGGAGAAGTAAAACCAAAATCGAAAGGAACTTCCGAAGAATCCTACCAACAAAACCGAAGAGTAGTCGTAGAATTTTCCTATGTAGAATATAACGCACCTGTAATGGTATATGAAACCATTGCACCTACACATCAAATTAGAAAAAAATTAAATCTAAAAATTAGCGAAAGAAAAAATGAACAATGTTTTAGAGATGGAAAAGAAAAACACACCAAAGAAATCCTTATAAAAGAAAATACCAATCTTGGAAAAAATGAATTTACTCAAAGTAGCGATAATTTTTCAAATGAAGTATATTCTATAATTGGTTCCGACTTTAAAGAAAAATATCTTTGGTATTTACTCAAATATTTAAACCCAGTAGGCACCATCTATAATTCCTATCTATTCCATATTAACACCTGTGGCTATTTTGCCAACAAAGACACCCCAACCCTGCAAATAAAAGCCTATCCCGATGTGGTTTGGATAGGGCATTTTCAATATAATTATGCAAATAGTGGCGATTACTTTTTTCACGATAAAAATCTACAATTAGAAAATGGTATTGAAAACGTTGTTAATGAGTTTAAAAACAGTATTTTTTACGATCTTCTTTCAATAATACCAGGCGGCTTCGTTTTTAAAGAAGTGTTACTGCCTTATATTGTAAAACAAGCGAAAGATTTTAATTATGCTATTCATACCATACACAACAGAGAATTAGAAAAAAAAGGACAAGAACTCTCTCTAACAGGGACACTTACCAATATTATTACTGAAACGAAATACACAAAATATGCAGCAGCAGCAGTAATATTTTATTTTGTAATATTAGGTATTGTTATCGATTTGATTATGATCTATCTTACTAGAGGAAAAAACCTTCAGGGAAGAATTGCAAAATTGGCGACTAAAGTAAAGCAAGTAAAAACATTTCTAGACAAAACAGGATTAGAGATTGTACCACCTTCATTGGCTTTAAATGCTGGAATGTACTATAAGAAGCAAAACGATGGGCGCTTAGCACTCATTTATGAAGCCAATTTGAATGCGAATCCTATTGTAGCTTTAAATTTTGAAAAAGAGTTCGACTTAGTAAAAATATTAACCGAAAAGTTAGCTCCTGCTAAAGGAGAAAAACCCGTTAATAAAAAACTAGAAGAGAATAAAAAATGGGTTTTAGCGGCACTAAAAGAATCGGGTATTGAAGAACTTAAAGGTTCATTTACAGCACTAGGAGAGTGGGCAATGGAACTTAAGGTTAAATATAACTTTTTAACTCAGTCCTATGCTATTATAGATCAACTAGGTAACTTTGTAGACAATAGTAAAGCAGAAGTAATTTGTAAAGAGCAAATAACAATAAAAGTTTTTATAAGTGGAAAGTATAAAAATGACTTTAAATTTTTTGGAATTAAAACAAATATTAAAGGTGAATTCGATTTAAAATTAAATGGTGCAGCAGCTTTAAAAACAAATTTCCAAGTTAGTAAAGATGAAGGATTAAGTATGAAAAAAACACTTATCTTTTCAGGTATAAAGGGAACATTTACTGGACGTATAAAAGCAACAAATGATATTTTGGGAACTCTATTCGATTTTGGTACAGATGAAAAAAAACCAATTGAGTTCACATTGATAGATCCTCATGAAATAGATTTAGGAACCATTCAATTTTTCAATCAAAACAAATAA